The Suricata suricatta isolate VVHF042 chromosome 4, meerkat_22Aug2017_6uvM2_HiC, whole genome shotgun sequence genome includes a region encoding these proteins:
- the CCDC168 gene encoding coiled-coil domain-containing protein 168 isoform X1 codes for MSKEFYFFKRAVQNRLEDDTFLTLCELVESWTQNDLMAIFFIIFLGIIFEIILIKIYTFFHKKPALPEKGSSGAQEKKDSCLKSLEFDNWSFHPSSSSEKRFRVDDFSERTVTSSLTTEDSEGNFEDRVSLADKVLWSSASESKHQHPTWIQRLPQARPCPGY; via the exons atgtcaaaagaattttatttctttaaaagagcgGTGCAGAATAGACTGGAagatgatacatttttgacattgtGCGAACTTGTAGAGTCCTGGACTCAAAATGACTTGATGGCaatcttctttataattttcctaGGAATTATTTTTGAGATCATCCTCATAAAGATTTATACATTCTTTCATAAGAAGCCTGCACTTCCAGAAAAGGGTAGTTCAGGTGCCCAGGAG aagaaagacaGTTGCCTGAAAAGCCTGGAATTTG ATAACTGGTCATTTCATCCATCTTCATCTTCGGAAAAAAG ATTCAGAGTTGATGACTTTTCAGAAAGAACAGTGACTTCATCACTTACAACTGAAGACAGTGAAGGCAACTTTGAAGATAGAGTTTCACTAGCAGATAAAGTACTATGGTCAAGTGCCAGTGAAAGTAAACATCAA CATCCAACATGGATTCAGCGTCTGCCACAGGCCAGGCCCTGTCCTGGGTACTGA
- the CCDC168 gene encoding coiled-coil domain-containing protein 168 isoform X2 encodes MSKEFYFFKRAVQNRLEDDTFLTLCELVESWTQNDLMAIFFIIFLGIIFEIILIKIYTFFHKKPALPEKGSSGAQEKKDSCLKSLEFDNWSFHPSSSSEKRFRVDDFSERTVTSSLTTEDSEGNFEDRVSLADKVLWSSASESKHQERSRDMEILFPSHTND; translated from the exons atgtcaaaagaattttatttctttaaaagagcgGTGCAGAATAGACTGGAagatgatacatttttgacattgtGCGAACTTGTAGAGTCCTGGACTCAAAATGACTTGATGGCaatcttctttataattttcctaGGAATTATTTTTGAGATCATCCTCATAAAGATTTATACATTCTTTCATAAGAAGCCTGCACTTCCAGAAAAGGGTAGTTCAGGTGCCCAGGAG aagaaagacaGTTGCCTGAAAAGCCTGGAATTTG ATAACTGGTCATTTCATCCATCTTCATCTTCGGAAAAAAG ATTCAGAGTTGATGACTTTTCAGAAAGAACAGTGACTTCATCACTTACAACTGAAGACAGTGAAGGCAACTTTGAAGATAGAGTTTCACTAGCAGATAAAGTACTATGGTCAAGTGCCAGTGAAAGTAAACATCAA GAGAGGAGTAGAGACATGGAGATCCTCTTTCCATCGCACACCAATGACTGA
- the TEX30 gene encoding testis-expressed protein 30, which yields MSHTEVKLKIPFGNKLLDAVCLVPNKSLTYGIILTHGASGDMNLPHLMSLASHLASHGFFCLRFTCKGLNIVHRIKAYKSVLNYLKTLGEYKLAGVFLGGRSMGSRAAASVMCHNEPDDTDDFIRGLICISYPLHHPKQQHKLRDEDLYRIKDPVLFVSGSADEMCEKNLLEKVAQKMQAPNKIHWIEKANHSMAVKGRSTNDVFKEINTQILFWIQEITEMDKK from the exons gttaaattaaaaataccttttggAAATAAATTACTAGATGCCGTTTGTTTGGTACCTAACAAGAGCTTAACATATGGAATAATTCTTACACATGGAGCATCAGGAGATATGAATCTTCCTCATTTGATGTCACTGGCATCCCATCTTGCATCTCATGGGTTTTTTTGCCTGAGATTTACCTGTAAAGGCCTTAATATTGTACATAGAATTAAGGCATATAAATCAGTTTTg AATTACCTAAAGACCTTAGGAGAATACAAATTGGCAGGTGTTTTCCTTGGCG gTCGTTCAATGGGGTCAAGAGCAGCTGCTTCTGTAATGTGCCATAATGAGCCCGATGACACTGATGATTTCATCCGAGGTCTCATTTGTATCTCTTACCCACTGCACCATCCAAAGCAGCAGCATAAACTTAGAGATGAAGATCTCTATCGAATCAAAGATCCTGTATTGTTTGTGTCAGGTTCAGCAGATGAGATGTGTGAAAAG aacttGTTGGAGAAAGTGGCACAGAAAATGCAAGCTCCCAATAAAATCCACTGGATTGAGAAGGCGAATCATTCCATGGCAGTGAAAGGACGTTCAACAAATGAcgttttcaaagaaataaatacacagattttGTTTTGGATCCAGGAAATCACTGAAATGGACAAGAAATAA